In one window of Gouania willdenowi chromosome 8, fGouWil2.1, whole genome shotgun sequence DNA:
- the mchr1b gene encoding melanin-concentrating hormone receptor 1, translated as MDDIVLNSSASSISVEDDHEQYNHVLMPSIYGVICCLGTIGNCLVIYTIVKKTKCCSNQTVPDIFFFSLSIADLLFLLGMPFLIHQLIGNGSWCFGAIMCTVITGLDSNSQTVSTYILTVMTLDRYLATVHPIRFKGMRTPRMAGAAVALVWAFSLISITPVWMYTGLMQLKDGAVGCALLLPNPATGTYWFTIYQFFSAFALPLVVICGVYVQILQNMSTSVAPLPPRSLRVRTRKVTRMAVAICLAFFICWAPYYILQLAHLGVQQPSFAFRYVYNIAISMGYANSCINPLIYIVLSETFKRQFNIAVRPPHRLFKVAPTLDEDGMVLKMPQNAFPLSQSRSPRFGPLLHNMPVSEAEH; from the coding sequence ATCATGAGCAGTACAACCATGTACTCATGCCCAGCATCTACGGTGTCATCTGTTGCCTTGGGACAATTGGAAACTGTTTGGTTATCTACACTATTGTGAAGAAGACCAAGTGTTGCTCCAATCAGACGGTACCGGACATATTTTTCTTCAGCCTCTCTATAGCGGACCTGCTCTTTCTGCTTGGCATGCCCTTCCTCATCCACCAGCTCATAGGTAATGGATCCTGGTGTTTTGGTGCCATCATGTGTACGGTCATTACAGGGTTAGACTCCAACAGTCAGACTGTAAGCACATATATCCTAACCGTCATGACTCTGGACCGATATTTGGCCACTGTTCACCCTATTCGCTTTAAGGGAATGAGGACCCCCCGTATGGCTGGAGCTGCGGTGGCCTTGGTGTGGGCGTTCTCTCTGATCTCCATCACTCCGGTGTGGATGTACACTGGACTTATGCAACTCAAGGATGGCGCTGTCGGCTGTGCCCTCCTGCTCCCTAACCCGGCCACAGGCACATATTGGTTTACCATCTACCAGTTCTTCTCAGCTTTTGCTTTGCCTTTGGTGGTTATTTGTGGGGTCTATGTCCAGATCCTTCAGAACATGTCTACCTCGGTGGCTCCACTGCCCCCACGAAGCCTGAGGGTGCGTACAAGGAAGGTGACCCGTATGGCGGTGGCAATCTGCCTGGCGTTCTTCATTTGCTGGGCTCCGTACTACATTTTGCAGCTTGCCCATCTCGGGGTGCAACAACCCAGTTTCGCTTTCAGATACGTCTACAACATTGCCATTAGCATGGGTTACGCTAATAGCTGCATTAATCCTCTGATCTACATCGTGCTGAGTGAAACCTTCAAAAGGCAGTTCAACATAGCCGTCCGGCCTCCGCACAGGCTTTTCAAAGTGGCCCCGACTTTAGATGAAGACGGGATGGTTCTGAAGATGCCACAGAATGCTTTTCCTCTGTCTCAGTCCAGGTCACCAAGATTTGGACCGCTGCTTCATAACATGCCGGTTTCTGAGGCCGAACACTGA